CCAGTCTGTCCAAGTAACAGAATCTTTTGAAACTTTGAGTTCTGAAAAAGAAAAATTATTATTTGGTCCAAGCTTGTTTCCATTTGCATCATACAGCATTCCAAATCTATCTGAATAATTTGGCCATTTGAAATCTTCAGAAATATAAGCAGGCAATACAGAATGATCTGCAAATGAAACCTGCTTAGGATTAACAAATTTGTATGCTTTATGGCCATCCTGCATATCATAAAGTTTTGGTGTAAGTTCAAACCATTCTTCATCAACTTTAGCAGTAAATTCTTCAATCTGTTCCTGAATATCTTCTATAGCTGAATCACATGGAATACCATTTTCTTTAAGGCACTTTTCAACAATTTCTTTTGCTTTCTTCTGTTGTTTTTCAGTTCCCCAGATACAATTTTCAATGAGTGAACAATCCATCAAATCAACTTCATTTCTGTCATTCAAGAAAGCAGATGTTTTAAGAATGTGGGCTATTTTCTTCCAGCGGCGGTCCCCGACTTCAAAGAGTTCTCCATTCTTTTTATCTTCGTCAGACATTGCATCGTTCAACAAAGTCATTTCCTTACGAATGGCACTTATAACTTGTTTTGAAACTTCTGAGAGAGTGACTTTATCAATTTCTTTAGACCATTCTTTTAATTCTGTGTTAGAGATGAGAAGCTTTTTATCTTCATCATTGAGTTTGAATTCTTCATGAGCTGGCTGATCTATCATTTCAAAAAAGTCATCTTCGTTCTTTATGAAATCAACAGGAAGCCTAAAGATGAAACGGTCATAGAGTGCTTCAAGACCTTTTCCTTTTGCAGGAAGTTCATTTGATGCAGCAAACAAGGCTTTTAAAGGAACATTCATAACCTTGCTGCCATTATGGAATTTTCTTTCGTTTACAATAGTAAGAAGAGTATTCAAAATTGCAGGACTTGCTTTCCAGATTTCATCGAGAAAGGCAATATCGGCTTCAGGAAGCATCTTATCTGTAAGTCTTCGATATTCCTCTTTTTTATTTCCATTTTCATCAGGAAGCTCTCCATTAAGAGCCTTTAAGGAAATGTTTCCAAAAACTTCTTCTGGAGTAGTGAACTGATTTAATAAAGTTTCAAAATACTTTACACCATCTTTATCATCTGCTTTGAAAGCTTCTTTTATTCTTCGGGTTATCATACTTTTTGCACAACCTGGTGCTCCAAGCATAAACATACTTTCTCCGGCCAATGCTGTAAGTAATCCTAATTTTACAGCTGTTTCCTTTTCATATAAGCCTGCGCCTAAAACTTCTAAAAGTTTCTCAATTCTGTCGTGTTTATTTGTTGCCATAACTTTTTACCTCCGATACAGCATTTATTTATTCACATAATATAGTTACATTTATTTAAGTACTTGATATTTTATTTTGAACTTTTTCGAAAAATTCTTTTATTCTGTTGCTAATATAGCCTTCGTCCTTGTTGAACTTTTCACATAGCTCTTTTTGAGAAGGTAGTTCTTTCTTTGTAAATAAATACTCGAGCAATGAAGGTTCAGCAAAAGAGCGCATCTTGAGCATTTCATATATCTGTTCAGCTTCATATTTGGTTTCTAAAGCAGTAATTGTTCTGAGAGTAATAAAACTTGCCAGATAAACTTTCTGTCTGGCCTGGCATAAATTAAATTCGTCCTCAATAATATTTAAAGTATTAGATACATCTTCCAAAGAAATAAGTAGGGCTTCTGGTGATGGATGATTGTTTCTTACAGAATCAGTATCAAAAATTGATACAGGAGAATCACTATCTGAAGAACACGAGGCAGAAGTTTCTTCAACAGTTTGAGATTGATAATACTTTAGTACAAGGTTTTTTACTTGTTCTACCGTTAAATCAGATTGTTTTGCCAGCCATTCCTGAACATTTTGATTATTAGGATTCTTACCTATCTGTTCTGCTAATTTAATAAGTTTTGCAGCCATATTGTATTCTTCCCGACTGCACATTTTGAGCTTTGAAACTTCACCACGCTGTTTCTTATGTTTTATTTCTGTTTCAAGGCATGTATATAAAAAGCCAATAAATGAATGATTTTCTGCTTCTTTATAATTTAGGATGCATCTTTTTACACAACGAAATATTTCTATTCCAGCATTTCGTACATCATCTTCGTCAAAACAAAGGAGTGTCCATTCCCAAATTGGCGTATATATTTTCTGAATCAACTTTTGAAATTCTATAGAATTTTTATCCTGGAAATTTGAGATGTCCGTAAGTATTGAGAGAATTTTATTTTCATATTCTTCTTTGGACTTTCTGCTTTCCATTTTGTTTCCTATAATGCAAAGAATTCGTCCAAAGCTTTTCTGGCATCTTTACTGTCTTTTGCAACCATTGAACTGGTCAGATTATTGAGATAGTAAAGAGAAGTTACATCATAAAGTTCTGGGTTTGATATATTTTCACCAGTGAAGTTTACTTTTCCATAAACAACAGATTTTACATCACAGTTCAAGAATTTTTCTGCAAAAGAAAGAACGCACATAAGAACCATTGGTAAAGGTTTTGGGCCATATGTTATATCAGCAAATAGTTGAGAGTTGTCATCTATTTTATCAATCATCTGTTTTAGTCTGAGTTCATGATTATTCTTTGTTTCCTTGAATTCTGAATCCAATATATCGTAAGTGATTTTCGCACCAATTTTTGAATTGATGGAATTCAGTTCATTAATAAATAAATCACTATTCTTCTGGTTATTTTCGGTGGCGTTTTCTGTTCTTAGCAGAACAACTTTAATTTCATCTTCTTTTGAAATAGTATCTGCAAGAATGGCATTAATAGGGTAAATAACAGGCTGGGCATATTTGGAATTTGCATTACCAGTTCCTTTGTAAACCATTGGCTTGAGATTACTCTTCATAGGAATATCACAGAATATAATTTTCTTCATAAAGACTCCTAATTTAAATATAATAAATTATCTATATTAGTGACAAGAAAAGTATATAGTTGATATTTTTATGAAAAAATTAGTATTTCAGAGAATTATTCGGATTTAATAACACCCTAAATGAGTTTAATCCTTCTTAGAATTTATTTTTTAGTCTTTGTTTATTAAATTGTCAAAACAAGTAGAACACATTCTTCCGAAATCATCATCCTCTCCAGAAGATGACATATAATTAAAATCACCGTCAGAAATTAATTCTCCACATTCTGAACAAAAATAAAAATCCTCTGTTTCCCATCCGCAATTTTCACAATGAAGTATTCCATCTACCAAAACAGCTGTACTCTGGCAATTCGGACAGTCACATGTTGGTGTTGAGTCTAGACTATGTGGATCACCAGATATATTCTCATCTAAAAATCTTTCAACATATTCTTGCCAAGTATCTGTTATATTTTTAATAGCAAGGAAGGAATCCCAATCTTGTAAATAATCATAAGGTTTTAATCCTAAATCTTCATGCATATACTCAATAATAAAGGGGACCGTTTCTGAATATAATGTTTCCATATCTTGTCTAGAAAATGTATTCATACAATGCTCTACGGTATTTCGCATTCGCTGTATATTAGTAAAGACACCTAACTGTTTGTATTTTTTATAAATATCTGATTCTAAATCAAGTTTTTTGAATCTATCTTCAATTTGCTTATAATCAACCGTTTTTTTCAAATTTTCTGCTTCAGGTAAGGTAAAATTTAAGTCTGCGGACAAACAATCATCATAATTTGCTACAATTAAACATGGTTCTTTTTGATACAACTTACACTTAAACAAAAGAAGTATTCCTGCCCAGAGATTTATTATTGCATATTTATATTTTTGATGTTCGTAACAATTTAGGGATTCATTGAAGAAATCAACTGCATTATCCAACATACTTTCAAAAGTGATTTTCATATATTCTTTCTTTACACCCTTTAATTTTTTTCAACAATATATAAATGTTATATAAAACAGCAATGAGATTGCTCATTATCTTATAACTGTGCCAAATAATCTGTAAGAGACTTTTTGTTTATATATTTAGCCCCCGGAACATTATAATGAGTTAAACCAAGATAACCAATCTTAAAATAACATTTTCCAGGAACTTCCGTTAATTGAACTGTAGACCAATTGTTTTCCCAAAACAGTATATCAATACATCCTTGTTCTGATTCAATATATCCAGCGTATTCTATTTTTTGCTCAAAATAAAATGTCTTTTCCTCAAATCTTGCAAATGGACTTTTGGGCATTTTTTTAGAATTAAATGAAGCAATACAATCCTCAGGCAATAAGGTAATCTTTATAACAAGATTATTTTTCAAAAATGTAATAATCTGCCCATTATCACTAATTTCTTTTAAATCCGGTATAGAATTTAATTGTTCAATTAATACTTTTTTTGCATCTGTTAATGACATAGCTATAACTCCTTAATTTTTTTTAATCGTTTTCATATAAAGAATACAATTCTCTTTCTGCTACATAAGTCAGGCTAAACTGTGTCTTAAAATAGTCAATCAATTCTTCTTTAGTTGATTTTGAAGTCTCAACGGTTTCGATTCTAAAATCAATACCTTTATCCTGTATTTTTATACATCTTTCTACATAAGATGAATCATCATCAATAGGTCCGGTAATAGAAAATTTCTTTTCTGTAAAATCTTTTGATATTAACCACCATGGTCCACCATTTATAGTGGTAATTGTCCATTCTTGCTTTTCAAATTTTTTAGCATTTTTAGATCTTCTATCGTAAGCTTCTGCTTGAGATATTTCCATTCCTGTTCCGTCAAAAATTTTATCATCATCTCCAACCCAAAGCATTAGTTCATCTGGAATCTTAGCACTATCAAATGCAATAATACCTTGTAATGCATCATTATAAGCATCTTCAATTGTTTCACATGGACGAATACTTTTATATGGAGTAGCTTGATCAGGACCCCATATTCCATAATTGCAAATGCCCATATAAAACTCTTTATCATATTGGAGGACATCTATTTTTAAGTCGAAAGGTGCACGATGGTATGAGACAAAAAAAGTTTCTGCCAATCTTGAAACTTCTTGAACTGCAGGTGTTTTTAAGAAAGTTGAGAACTCTGTCACAACCTTATGCGAAATAATAGATGTTGTCTTCTTAGTAGTATTAGTAATTCTATTATCTCGTTTTATCTGGCTCTTTAAAAGTTTGACAACATTTTGAGAATCAACAGCTGGGGAACAGAAAATTGGTTCAAAAAAAGGAAATTTTTCAACTAATTCTTCAAATGAAATATCAAGCAAAAAAGGAATAATGATTTTTATATTTAATCGAATTTGTTTTGATATAACTGTTTTTAATTCAGCTATAGGCCAATTCTTATTAACAAAAGATTTAGAAAGAAACAATACAACATATCTTGATGTATTAAAGCCTTCTGTAAATACTTTATCAATAAGATTATCACCTGGAAGAATTTCAGCTTCATCAAACCAGCAATCAATATTTTCATTTTCGTTAAGTTCATTATAAACTTCACGAACAAACTTTTTGTCTTCACTTGCGTGACTTAAAAAAAACGATTTTTTATTTTCCATTTTTATAATTTTCCTTCAGTCTTAATTATCTGGTATTCAGTTTTCTTAAATCTGCATCATGTTTTATAAATTCTTTCCTAATAGTTTCTTGAATAGTATCGAAATCAATTTCAAAATATTCTTCTCTAAGATAATTTACTAGTTCCGTATAACTATTTTTTAATTTTGAACTTGCTTTTACCATATTATTGAAATCAATTTCTTGCTGTTTATCCTTAAATAAATCCATTGGCATGCTTACATAACAAATAGTTTGGTCTGGATTGCTAACCATTAATTGCGTTACGTAATGAATATATTCCTTCCAATCAGATACAAATGATTTGATTTTCTTTCCAGTTTCTTCTTTATAGAGAAAGAATGATGAACTATTATAATACTCCATAAAGCAATCATATAGAGTTAGGTTAAAAGATCGAATTCTGTCTGGAGTTGCAAATATTTCGTCAAAGAGATGAAATGATATGTAATGTAATAAATGTTCAACTGTTTTTTTATCTTTTTCATTTTTTATATCAGGAGCTTGATTATTGTTTGTAGAATTCGTATGTTCTATGCCATTTGTTTGATCCACTTGAATTTGTTTTAATAAAACTTCAACAATTTTGTCACTGTCATTTACCGATGGAGTATAAATTGGTTCAAAAAAAGGAAATTTTTCAACAAATTCTTCATATGTGACATCTATAAGAAAAGGAATAATTAACTTACTGTCTTTACGAATTTGTTTAGCTACGGCCGTTTCTAATTCAGTTAAAGGCCAAGGTTTTGATAGAAAAGCCTTGGAGATAAATATTACGACATATTTTGAACTTGAAAAACCATCAAATACTTTCCGAACTAAATTATCACCTGGAAGAATTTCAGCTTCATCAAACCATGCTTCTATTCCTAGCACTTTTAGTTTATCATAAACAGAACGTACTAGAGCCTTGTCTTCGCTCGCATGGCTTAAAAAGAATATTTTTCGGTTTGCAATTGTATTTGTTGGCAAGGCTTCCTCCTCTTTAACAGTAACATTTTGAATTTTTATTTTTTTCCCAACTAAAACCATTTCGTAACCTTCATATGAAAGATATTCATTGAAGATTGGAAATAATTCATCAAATTTGGCTTTATCTTCTATGAAATTTATTGGGTTAAATAAAGTTTCAATACAACGATCCATAATTTCTGTCCCGTTGATTTCTTCTAAGATGTCGTCTGTAATTTTCCATCGAGAGGGAGAACCTCCCCATTGATATTCCTTATTTAATCCAAATTGATTGAAAAATTCTATTATTTGAGGACCTGATCTATATTGAGTCCTTTCATTTATCATTTCTCTTAATGCTTTACTACAACTTTTTGAAATTTCCATAATTTTATTCCTTCACACTCACTTGGCCATTCATCAATAATGGAAGAAGCTCATTCATTTGTTCATTTAAAATTCTACTACTTTTCATATTGGCAGCTTTCATCTTAAATAAATTAACCACAGTTTTATTAAATGCCTTTATAACATTTTCAGGAGGAATTGCTATCTTAATATCTCCAAACTTATCTTTTTGCAAATGTTTAAGACCAGAACCAGTAAATAAATTATCATTTATGTATCCAATAATTGATTGAATAAATATGAACATATAACTTGTATATTCAGAAAAATTAATACACCAAGTATCAGTTGAATAAGATGCCTTTCCAAAATAAATTTGTACCGAAGCATTACCGCCTGTACTCAAAAATATATTTAAGTCATCAACTAAATAATCATTAACATAATGAATTGCATTGCCACTTGTAAAAAAGGGAACATTTCCAACACTATCATTTACTTGATTTACTTGTATTTTTGACTTAGTAGATTCAACTAGATAATCAGTAAGTTTTTGAACTTTCCACCCATCTGGAATCTCTCGTCCAAGTTCTTTATTCCAGACCATTTTTCCACCGGAAGCTTTATAGGGGGTACCATTCATATTAGGAAAATCAAACTGAATAAACCAGTAGCCATATATTTCTTTTGCCATGCTTTCAAGCTCTGCGATTATTTTTTTGTTAATTTGAATTTTATTATTTATTGTGGATAAAATCTTTACTACTTCATCCTGATATTCTCTATTTGGTAGAGGTATAAAAACTTCGCTAAATGAAGATTTACTTAACAGAGGGGTTCTAGTTACAGAAGCAATAGAAAATAAGTATTTCTTTTTAGTAGACAACCAATAATATGCATATAGTGGATTGCAAAAAGATTTGAACTCGCAAATGGAATTAATTTGTTGATTCGTGGCACAAGTTTCTTCTGTATAACCAACATTTCCCATATCCCATCCAATACACCCTACCAAAACAGAATTTCCAGATATAGTATTTGATTTTATAGAATTGAATCCTTTTACTGAAATTCTTTTCTCTGCATCAACAATTTTATAACCATCATGCAATTCTGCTGGTGTAATAAATAAATAATCAGAACCATAATTTTCGCTGTCAAAAGTTGACGGAGTTTTTCCTGTTACTACTTTTCCAATTTCCTTTATTCTATATTCTTTTAATTCCATATATTATTTTTCACCATTAATAATTCACAAGTTGCATTAGATAAACTAGCTTTCAAAAATCAATTTTCCAAAATTATTCATAATCTCGTTTTCAAGTTTTTGACTTTCTTCGAACATCGCCCTAAGATTTGTTTTATAAGCATTCATCTTTATGTTGAATTCTTCCTGAGTAATATCAACATAATCAATTTTAATGTCGAAATACTGTCCTGCACTAAGGCTGTAGCCTTTTTCTTTAATCGCATCGTAAGTAACAGCAATACTGAAGTCTTCAATTGTTTCTTTATTTCGGAAGGTTTTTACAATTTTTTTGATTTCTTCAGAACGAAGTCGACGTTTTTGATTGTTGCCTTCTTTGTATTCTTCTCCAAGTTTTGAGGCATCAATAAGAATTACTTTATCATCATCTTTCTTTTCTGTTCGGTCAAAAAAGAGAACACTTACATTTGTTCCTGTTGTAGCAAAAACATTACTTGGCATACTTACTACACCAAAAATAATGTGGTCTTTTACAATGCGTTCAATTATCTTTCGTTCAACACCAGATTTTGCTGTAAGGAATCCGGTTGGAACAACAATAGCACCACGGCCAGTACTTTTTAGGGAATTAATAACATGCTGAATAAAACATGTATAAATTGCCATTTTTGGTTTATTTGGATCAACTGTCTTTACTTTATTTGGAATGCCAGCCCAGAAACGAACTCCATCACTGGCAAGTTTTTCCTGGTACTCAGGGAAGTCCAATTTAAATGGTGGGTTTGAAACTACAAAATCAAACTTCTTGAGTGTTCCATCAGTTTCCTTGTGGAATGGCTCAAGAAGCGTATTTCCCTGAACAACATTAGGAAGACTTCCAACAAGATTATTAAGGATAAGATTAAGTCGAAGCATTTCGCTTGATTTGTCTGAAATATCCTGGCTGTAAATTGAACAGCGGTCTTCTCCAATCTGATGGGCAAGAGCCATAAGCAAAGTTCCTGTTCCTGCAGACGGATCATAACATGTGGCACCTTTGTATTCCTTGTTATCTTCAAGAAGAAGCATTGCCATTACTGTAGCTATTTCGCGAGGGGTATAATATTCGGCATATTTTCCGCCGCCAGCATTGTTATAGTCTTTTATTAAATACTGGAAGATTCCGCTGAAGAAGTCATACTTTTCGTTGAATACTGATTCAAAGTTAAAACTTGCAACTGCACTCATAAGAGAACGGGCAAAGTTGTCTCGCTTTGTTTCATCTTTTACTTCGGTTGTGATTTTAGAGAAAATCTGAACTTTTGTTTTTCCAGATGTTGTTACTGAGAAAGTTTCAGAGTTTAGGCTTGAGATATCAATAAGTGTGGAATCAAGTAAAGTTGAAAAATCCCCATTTCCACTGGCATTATAAAGATGTGCTAAGGTTTGATGAGGTTTTAAGCGAGGTACATTTCCTGGAAGATAAGTAAATAAATCCTCTACTTCGTCTTCGCTAAATGTATCATATTCAGCATCCCATTTTGGAGCTTTTGAAAGTCTATCTTTATATGGACTATCTATATGTTTTGCTTCATAACCGAATTTATCATTGAAGAATTTATAAAGAAATATTTCTGTAATTATGCGGTATTCGCTTCCGCCATTTGCAAGTCCGTATTCTCCGGTTGTCGTTTTTAAGGAATCAATAAGGGCAATTGTTTTTGCGTTAAGTTCTGCGTCTGCCATGGTGTCTCCCATTTTTTTAATATAATATCAAATTAGAAACTGTAAGTCTCATACTGATGTATATATTCATTTGATATTAAGTTTGTTAAATATTTTTTGTCATCGATTGCTGCCTGAATACCAAGAGCGAAAAGTTTTTTACTTACATTACTCATGACATCCTGTTTGAATTTTGCTTCACTGCTTGGCTGAACAATATGTGGATTCAAATCAACATAACCGTCGATAAGGCATTTCATTTCATAAAGATTTTCGCACAAGGTCATCTCATTAGATGATATTATTGGTTTTGAACGAGTAATATTTTCTTCCTGAATGCGTTTCTGAATACGGACAAATTTTTCATCATTGTTATATTTCTTTTTAAGCATATTATTTCTGGCATTGATTTCTTTAATCTTCGCCATTACTTCATCCATATAATGAACTTCTTCTTTTGCTTCTTTTACATTTGCAGGAACAAAACCCTTTTTACGGAAGAAAGAACGGAATTCATCTGAGAGTATTACATACTTTTCTTCTTTTTGGTCAAAGTTACCTTCAAACTCTCGTTGTACTCTTTCGAACTTTTCTTTAAGGTCATTGATTACAATTGCAAGTTCTTCTGGAACACCTTTTATAAAGCTGAAGTCAATTTCACTCAAAGCAAGGTTAATGATTCCGCTTACATCATCTTTATGGTCATTACCTTCCAGCATATTAATGCGTTCAATTCGATGGTTTACTTCTGTGATTAAAGTTGGAATTGTGCCAGGAAGCATATTGCGAACTTTTTCAGATAGTTCAGAATCTCCGCTTGAACGAATTCTGTTTATAAGAGATTTTGCATCATCAAGAGTTGTGCGAAGTTCGTACAAAACATTTTTGTCTTCTATGCTGTCCAATTGAATACGGAACTCTTCTTGATTTGAAACATCATAATACCAGAGAACATTTTTTATTTCCTGAATTTTCTGATTGATTTCTTCTTCACTCTCTATTACCGCTGTTCCAACAGGAAGTTCTTCTCCAGTTTCTGCAGCATCGTTTGTACGGTTCAGTTCTTTTAAGTAGCGGTCATTTGTAGAATCGAAGTTTTCTTTAATATCAACAAAGTCTACTACGTAACCATACTTAAAATCTTTATATGGACGGTTCACTCGGGTAAGAGCCTGAAGCAAATCATGCCCATCTAGTTTTCGGCCAAGATACAACTTCTTAAGACGTGGAGCATCAAAACCTGTAAGAAGCATCTGGTTTACAATGATTACATCTATAGTCTGTTTCTTTTTGAATTCTTCGATGTATTCCTTTCGTTCTTCTTTATCGCCTTCATCGTGAAGAATCAAAGTTGCAAGCAATGGCTTTTCGATTCTTGGAGCCTTCATTGGATCATAAGTTCCGGCAAGCTTCATTTCTTCATATTTTTTTGCTTCATCGTATCTCTTACACCAAAGATCATAGAAGTTTCGTGCCTGCTGGTTTGTCTTGCAAACAACCATTGCAGCAACAGTGTTATCAGCTTTTTCAATTCTGAACTTACGAATATCATCAATAATATAATCAATGAGAGCATTCAGATATTTTTCATGCTCTATAATTGTATCTCTATCAATATCTGATTTCTTAACTTCTACATTTCCAGCAAGTTCATCAAGAATTGCAGTAAGCTTTTCCTTGTAAACTGTCTGAATTGGTTCACGCATAAGTTTGAGTGTGTAACCATCTGCGATTGATTTATCGTAGTAATATGTATCAATATAATCGCCAAATACACGCCAACTTTCACGCTCTTCATGAAGAAGCGGAGTTCCTGTCATTGCAATCTTTATTGCATCTTTATCGGCTTCCAAAAGATTTGCAAGGAATGAACCTTCTGGATTGTATCCACGATGAGCTTCATCAATAAAGAAAATGCGCTGTAGTTTTGTGTTATATGAGTTTTCAATATTTACTGGAGTATGGTCTTCCTTAAACTTCTGAATATTTACGACCATTATTTCCAAAGCACCTTCTTTGTTTTCTACAAGATTGTTGCTTCGGAAATCTGCCATAAGTTCATCACGACTTGAAGCAGAACGAACGTTAAGTCCTCTGCTTGCAAACTCATCTATTGCCTGTTCCATAAGGGCAATACGGTCTACGATGAAATAGAACTTTACAGCAATATTTTTATTAGCAAAGTAGTCTGTAAGACTTTTTACAGAGTAATAAGCAAGAGCTGTTTTACCAGAACCTTGTGTATGCCAGATGATTCCACTTTTTATTCTTTTGTCCAAAGCTCTGCGGATTGCAAGTGAAGCAAACATCTGCTGATATCGCATAATGTGTTTTTGAAGCTCTGTTGTTTTTTCACCATTTTCAAGTTCGATGGTTCTTTCTACATAAGCAAAACCATAGCGAAGCAGGAAAAGAATTCGTTCCTTACATAACATAGATGTAAGGATACGGTTTGTTGGAGTATCAATTTTACAGTTGGTAGTAAACTCTGGAAGGGAAGGAAGAGCCTGACAGTTTCTGTGGCGACATACTTTTTTTACAATGTCATCAGTAATCTGTTCATAAGGATATTTTGCGACAAAGTTTTTATCCTGTTCACGAAAAACATTATAAAATGCTTTTTCTTTCGCTGTACAACAATAGAAGGCTCCCTGGACTGGTACACGGTTGTTGTTATCATATTCCTGATTATTAGAATAAATCATCAACTGTGTGATGTTAAAAAATCTTCTGAAAGCTTTATTCTTAAAACGAGTATTTGTTCTATCGAACTCAGCTTTCATTCCTTCGTGATTATTAGGTTTCTTTACTTCAATAAAAGCAAGTGGGAGTCCGTTTATAAAACATGTTATGTCTGGACGGAAATTATCTTTTGTATCTTCATTTTCACATGTAAATTCTGTTGTTACATGCCATGTGTTATTTTCTGGATTATCAAAATCAATTAATCGAATACCCGATTTTGTTGAAAGGTAAGAATAGAATTCTTTTCCAAGGTCTTCATTATTAAGACAACCAATAAGTTTTGTAAGATAGTTCTTGCAATCTTGTTCTGAAAGTGATGGATTTAATTTGGCAAGTTGTGCAAGAAAAATGTCTGTAAGAATATTAGTACTGTGATCATACTTTTCTATTTTATCAAGATATGTATAACCAAGCTTACAAAGATGCAATGCAGCAGGGACTTGAACTCTGGTATTCTCATTAAAATCTGAAGACATTTTAAAACTACCTTTTTTCTATTATATCACATCTTTTTGATTTTGTGGGGAAAATCCAAGCCCAGCTTGGTCGTCCTCCAGTGGCGAAACACTGGGCGGGGGAGTGAGAAAAAGACCGAAGCATAAGCCACCACTTTGTCTGAAAGCCATTTTGTCCGAGTAGGACTGGCTTTCATGACTGGGGGCGCAATGTTGCGGGATTTTTCGAGAGGCGACGAAACGCCTCTAAGAGAGATAAACCGACGATACGGTTTGGGGCCCCGGACTGAAAATGTTATACCACGCAGTTGGTATGACATTTTCAGTGTGGGGTACACCCAGTTTGGCAAGCCAAATTGTGGTGTAATACGGATTCCAAAAGGAATCCGCAACGTTGCGAAGCAGGGTATTTACCAGAACATAGATGCAAAATCTTCATCGTCGGCATCTACTATATCAATAATAGAGCCACTACATTCTGGATAATAGCAATAAATCAAGTAATCATCTCCTTTATTGAAGACTCGCATTTCTTTTCCCTGAAAAACTCCGCCACAATGAATACACCGAACCCAAGAATCAAGTTTGAAACCATCACCCCTTAATGTAGAGCGTAACACTTTCAATCTGATTTTTTCATCTGTTACTAATTCCATAAAAACCTCCTATCTATTCCACTCATAAGCATCATTAATCTTTTTCTGACGAATGATGTGCTGCTGATGTATCTGATTCTTTTCGTGAATCTGATAATCCAATTCCCCGTTATAAAACTTCTT
The Treponema bryantii DNA segment above includes these coding regions:
- a CDS encoding AAA family ATPase is translated as MATNKHDRIEKLLEVLGAGLYEKETAVKLGLLTALAGESMFMLGAPGCAKSMITRRIKEAFKADDKDGVKYFETLLNQFTTPEEVFGNISLKALNGELPDENGNKKEEYRRLTDKMLPEADIAFLDEIWKASPAILNTLLTIVNERKFHNGSKVMNVPLKALFAASNELPAKGKGLEALYDRFIFRLPVDFIKNEDDFFEMIDQPAHEEFKLNDEDKKLLISNTELKEWSKEIDKVTLSEVSKQVISAIRKEMTLLNDAMSDEDKKNGELFEVGDRRWKKIAHILKTSAFLNDRNEVDLMDCSLIENCIWGTEKQQKKAKEIVEKCLKENGIPCDSAIEDIQEQIEEFTAKVDEEWFELTPKLYDMQDGHKAYKFVNPKQVSFADHSVLPAYISEDFKWPNYSDRFGMLYDANGNKLGPNNNFSFSELKVSKDSVTWTDWWRNYHYGSSDAIHTFKIEMCYGGDELKEFSDIAHLTLQKNFTKDNYTPISNCIKTEIDKLKEQKEKGAVPFKANLFADQSYNTSITSKIDDSIKDLEDKQVELDKQKDRYYSDDLEPELSVGDVILNDGSIFTAKEIKNLSDEQKENVIAVVCIADDSKYAIGVNQYSKKWTEIKQCCIDYSNKVADDYSKGWIVPKIELLQKIWENRDIINKSLKAVNGETLDGKEYWSYSETEDKSAAFYQLFDERGHQDHTTKDHEYTVCVIRDWRKF
- a CDS encoding TM1812 family CRISPR-associated protein produces the protein MKKIIFCDIPMKSNLKPMVYKGTGNANSKYAQPVIYPINAILADTISKEDEIKVVLLRTENATENNQKNSDLFINELNSINSKIGAKITYDILDSEFKETKNNHELRLKQMIDKIDDNSQLFADITYGPKPLPMVLMCVLSFAEKFLNCDVKSVVYGKVNFTGENISNPELYDVTSLYYLNNLTSSMVAKDSKDARKALDEFFAL
- a CDS encoding toll/interleukin-1 receptor domain-containing protein codes for the protein MENKKSFFLSHASEDKKFVREVYNELNENENIDCWFDEAEILPGDNLIDKVFTEGFNTSRYVVLFLSKSFVNKNWPIAELKTVISKQIRLNIKIIIPFLLDISFEELVEKFPFFEPIFCSPAVDSQNVVKLLKSQIKRDNRITNTTKKTTSIISHKVVTEFSTFLKTPAVQEVSRLAETFFVSYHRAPFDLKIDVLQYDKEFYMGICNYGIWGPDQATPYKSIRPCETIEDAYNDALQGIIAFDSAKIPDELMLWVGDDDKIFDGTGMEISQAEAYDRRSKNAKKFEKQEWTITTINGGPWWLISKDFTEKKFSITGPIDDDSSYVERCIKIQDKGIDFRIETVETSKSTKEELIDYFKTQFSLTYVAERELYSLYEND
- a CDS encoding toll/interleukin-1 receptor domain-containing protein codes for the protein MEISKSCSKALREMINERTQYRSGPQIIEFFNQFGLNKEYQWGGSPSRWKITDDILEEINGTEIMDRCIETLFNPINFIEDKAKFDELFPIFNEYLSYEGYEMVLVGKKIKIQNVTVKEEEALPTNTIANRKIFFLSHASEDKALVRSVYDKLKVLGIEAWFDEAEILPGDNLVRKVFDGFSSSKYVVIFISKAFLSKPWPLTELETAVAKQIRKDSKLIIPFLIDVTYEEFVEKFPFFEPIYTPSVNDSDKIVEVLLKQIQVDQTNGIEHTNSTNNNQAPDIKNEKDKKTVEHLLHYISFHLFDEIFATPDRIRSFNLTLYDCFMEYYNSSSFFLYKEETGKKIKSFVSDWKEYIHYVTQLMVSNPDQTICYVSMPMDLFKDKQQEIDFNNMVKASSKLKNSYTELVNYLREEYFEIDFDTIQETIRKEFIKHDADLRKLNTR